Proteins from one Nakamurella multipartita DSM 44233 genomic window:
- a CDS encoding error-prone DNA polymerase, whose translation MGWTNPNVPWSELERALSGRPPAPGRGPLQAIRHWQQDRPDPPPIPTGPPTAVPYAELHCHSAFSFLDGASTPEQLVAEAVRLGLEALAITDHDGLYGIVRFAEAAREAGLRTLYGAELSLGLPEPQLGVPDPVGEHLLVLARGQEGYHRLSTQISRAQLAGGAKGRPVYDLDELADAAGGHWLILTGCRKGSVRRALQRHGPARAAEELRALMDRFGRDNVVVELTTSLAPTDDEDNDALAALAAELDLPIVATTAAHYATPAEGRIAAAMAAVRARRSLEEADPYLPAGPGSHLRSGAEMAALFARYPAAVPTAAAIGRECSFDLRLLAPKLPPYDVPPGHDENSHLRQLTLAGAARRYGSPDDRPDAYAQIEKELGIIARLDFPGYFLIVNDIVDFCRRSDILCQGRGSAANSAVCYALGITAVDAVRYELLFERFLAPERDGPPDIDVDIESDRREEVIQYVFATYGRDKAAQVANVNTYRPRMAVRDMAKALGHSPGQQDAYSKQLDGWVPLAGQDASGIPADVLALAHRIQDYPRHLSIHSGGMVICDRPVASVCPVEWARMENRSVLQWDKDDCAAMGLVKFDLLGLGMLSALHYAVDLIREHEGLEIDFAQLDLEEPAVYEMLQRADSVGVFQVESRAQMATLPRLKPRTFYDLVVEVALIRPGPIQGNAVHPYIRRRNGQEEVTYDHPVMEKSLAKTLGIPLFQEQLMQLAVDVAGFDAGEADQLRRAMGAKRSKGKMEKLKARLYDGMRERHGITGPVADRIYERLLAFANFGFAESHALSFAALVFYSAWLKLHHPAAFCAALLRAQPMGFYSPQSLVADARRHGVSIRRPDINASRAHADLEPGPDGRPAVRLGLDEVRTIGDELAARIVARRPTEGYRSLDELTRTVTLTAPQAEALATAGALDTLVGTRRHALWAAGAAAGDRAGTLAGSVVGLDAPALPGMSDIELTVADIWATGISPQTYPTEFSRDQLDAWGVKTAAALKDTAHGTRVLVAGVVTHRQRPATASGVIFINLEDETGMLNVICSVGLWAKYKQIARGSPALLVRGVVERAGGAISIVADRIARVNLIAATPSRDFR comes from the coding sequence ATGGGCTGGACCAACCCGAACGTGCCGTGGAGCGAGCTGGAACGGGCCCTGTCCGGCCGCCCACCCGCGCCCGGCCGCGGGCCGCTGCAGGCGATCCGGCACTGGCAGCAGGACCGGCCCGACCCGCCGCCGATCCCGACCGGGCCGCCGACCGCGGTGCCCTACGCCGAGCTGCACTGCCACTCCGCGTTCAGCTTCCTGGACGGCGCGTCCACCCCCGAGCAGCTGGTCGCCGAGGCGGTGCGGCTGGGGCTGGAGGCGCTGGCGATCACCGACCACGACGGCCTGTACGGCATCGTCCGGTTCGCCGAGGCGGCTCGCGAGGCCGGCCTGCGCACCCTGTACGGCGCCGAGCTGTCCCTGGGCCTGCCCGAACCGCAGCTGGGCGTGCCCGACCCGGTCGGCGAGCACCTGCTGGTGCTGGCCCGCGGCCAGGAGGGCTACCACCGGCTGTCCACCCAGATCAGCCGGGCTCAGCTGGCCGGCGGCGCGAAGGGCCGGCCGGTCTACGACCTGGACGAGCTGGCCGACGCCGCCGGTGGGCACTGGCTGATCCTCACCGGCTGCCGCAAGGGCAGCGTCCGCCGCGCCCTGCAGCGGCACGGCCCGGCCCGCGCCGCCGAGGAGCTGCGCGCGCTGATGGACCGGTTCGGCCGGGACAACGTCGTCGTCGAACTGACCACCAGCCTGGCGCCGACCGACGACGAGGACAACGACGCCCTGGCCGCGCTGGCCGCCGAGCTGGACCTGCCGATCGTCGCGACCACGGCCGCCCACTACGCCACCCCGGCCGAGGGGCGGATCGCCGCGGCGATGGCCGCGGTCCGGGCCCGCCGCAGCCTGGAGGAGGCCGACCCCTACCTGCCCGCCGGCCCGGGGTCGCACCTGCGCTCGGGCGCCGAGATGGCCGCCCTGTTCGCCCGGTACCCGGCCGCGGTGCCCACCGCCGCCGCGATCGGCCGGGAGTGCTCGTTCGACCTGCGGCTGCTCGCGCCCAAGCTGCCGCCCTACGACGTGCCCCCCGGCCACGACGAGAACTCGCACCTGCGCCAGCTCACCCTGGCCGGCGCGGCCCGCCGCTACGGCTCGCCCGACGACCGGCCGGACGCGTACGCGCAGATCGAGAAGGAGCTGGGGATCATCGCCCGGCTCGACTTCCCCGGCTACTTCCTGATCGTCAACGACATCGTCGACTTCTGCCGCCGCAGCGACATCCTGTGCCAGGGCCGCGGGTCGGCCGCCAACTCCGCGGTCTGTTACGCGCTGGGCATCACCGCGGTGGACGCGGTGCGCTACGAGCTGCTGTTCGAACGGTTCCTGGCCCCCGAGCGGGACGGCCCGCCGGACATCGACGTGGACATCGAGTCCGACCGGCGGGAGGAGGTGATCCAGTACGTGTTCGCCACCTACGGCCGGGACAAGGCGGCCCAGGTCGCCAACGTCAACACCTACCGGCCGCGGATGGCGGTGCGGGACATGGCCAAGGCGCTGGGCCATTCACCCGGCCAGCAGGACGCCTACTCCAAGCAGCTGGACGGCTGGGTGCCGCTGGCCGGGCAGGACGCCAGCGGCATCCCGGCGGACGTGCTGGCCCTGGCCCACCGGATCCAGGACTACCCCCGGCACCTGAGCATCCACTCCGGCGGCATGGTCATCTGCGACCGGCCGGTCGCCTCGGTGTGCCCGGTGGAGTGGGCCCGGATGGAGAACCGGTCGGTGCTGCAGTGGGACAAGGACGACTGCGCCGCGATGGGCCTGGTCAAGTTCGACCTGCTGGGCCTGGGCATGCTCTCGGCCCTGCACTACGCGGTCGACCTGATCCGGGAACACGAGGGCCTGGAGATCGACTTCGCCCAGCTCGACCTGGAGGAGCCGGCGGTCTACGAGATGCTGCAGCGGGCCGACTCGGTCGGGGTGTTCCAGGTGGAGTCCCGCGCCCAGATGGCCACCCTGCCCCGGCTCAAGCCGCGCACCTTCTACGACCTGGTGGTCGAGGTCGCGCTGATCCGCCCCGGGCCGATCCAGGGCAACGCGGTGCACCCCTACATCCGCCGCCGCAACGGTCAGGAGGAGGTCACCTACGACCACCCGGTGATGGAGAAGTCGCTGGCCAAGACCCTGGGCATCCCGCTGTTCCAGGAGCAGCTGATGCAGCTGGCGGTGGACGTCGCCGGGTTCGACGCCGGGGAGGCCGACCAGCTGCGCCGGGCGATGGGGGCCAAGCGGTCCAAGGGAAAGATGGAAAAGCTCAAGGCCCGCCTGTACGACGGGATGCGGGAGCGGCACGGCATCACCGGCCCGGTCGCCGACCGCATCTACGAACGGCTGCTGGCGTTCGCCAACTTCGGGTTCGCCGAGTCGCACGCGCTCTCGTTCGCGGCGCTGGTCTTCTACTCGGCCTGGCTCAAGCTGCACCACCCGGCCGCCTTCTGCGCCGCGCTGCTGCGGGCCCAGCCGATGGGCTTCTACTCGCCGCAGTCGCTGGTCGCCGACGCCCGGCGGCACGGGGTGAGCATCCGCCGCCCGGACATCAATGCCTCCCGGGCCCATGCCGACCTGGAACCCGGGCCCGACGGCCGGCCCGCGGTCCGGCTGGGCCTGGACGAGGTGCGCACGATCGGCGACGAGCTGGCCGCCCGCATCGTCGCCCGCCGCCCGACCGAGGGGTATCGCAGCCTGGACGAGCTGACCCGGACGGTGACCCTGACCGCGCCGCAGGCCGAGGCGTTGGCCACCGCCGGGGCGCTGGACACGCTGGTCGGCACCCGGCGACACGCGTTGTGGGCGGCCGGCGCCGCGGCCGGGGACCGGGCCGGCACCCTGGCCGGCAGCGTCGTCGGGCTGGACGCGCCCGCGCTGCCCGGAATGAGCGACATCGAGCTGACCGTCGCCGACATCTGGGCCACCGGCATCTCGCCGCAGACCTACCCGACCGAGTTCTCCCGGGACCAGCTCGACGCCTGGGGGGTCAAGACCGCCGCCGCCCTCAAGGACACGGCGCACGGCACCCGGGTGCTGGTCGCCGGGGTGGTCACCCACCGGCAGCGCCCGGCCACCGCCTCCGGCGTCATCTTCATCAACCTGGAGGACGAGACCGGGATGCTCAACGTCATCTGCTCGGTCGGCCTGTGGGCCAAGTACAAGCAAATCGCCCGCGGCTCACCGGCGCTGCTGGTGCGCGGGGTGGTCGAACGCGCCGGTGGGGCGATCTCGATCGTCGCCGACCGGATCGCCCGGGTGAACCTGATCGCGGCCACCCCCTCCCGCGACTTCCGCTGA
- a CDS encoding DNA polymerase Y family protein — protein MSRTIVVWCPDWPAVAAARQANRPASDPVAVLHANRVRACTAAARAQGVHVGQRRRDAQSRCPDLLITGVDQDRDARMFEPVAAAVESLAPGVEVLRCGVVACPARGPARYFGSEAAAAERIVDAVEALDVECCIGIADDLEIAVLAAHRSVLVPPGESAAFCAGLPITDLSRDPAIGPPDRVALTDLLIRLGITTAGAFAALPPEKVATRFGADGVCAHRLALGRPERGLSRRQIPEDLVVEQECDPPLDRVDTAAFAARALAERFHARLADAGLACTRLVITAATDRGATLSRTWRCAAPLTAAATADRLRWQLDGWLTHRQQPGAITRLALEPVEAVGSGHIQYGLWGSDGQDDQRAGWAFARVQGLLGPDSVLSPVPAGGRSTADRVVLVPWGDEKVSPRDPAAPWPGAIPSPSPARVSDTEPIAVLDAAGDPVRLTDRGRLTGPPAWLSGTRIDAWAGPWLLDEHWWASGRDIVPTARLQLVTAAGAALLVRSAGDGWQVEGTYD, from the coding sequence ATGAGCCGGACCATCGTCGTCTGGTGCCCGGACTGGCCAGCGGTGGCGGCCGCCCGGCAGGCGAACCGGCCGGCCAGCGACCCGGTGGCGGTGCTGCACGCCAACCGGGTGCGGGCCTGCACCGCCGCCGCCCGGGCGCAGGGGGTGCACGTCGGCCAGCGGCGCCGCGACGCCCAGTCCCGCTGCCCGGACCTGCTGATCACCGGCGTCGACCAGGACCGGGACGCCCGGATGTTCGAGCCGGTGGCCGCGGCGGTGGAGTCCCTGGCCCCCGGGGTGGAGGTGCTGCGCTGCGGAGTGGTGGCCTGTCCGGCCCGCGGACCGGCCCGCTACTTCGGCTCGGAGGCCGCCGCCGCGGAACGGATCGTGGACGCGGTCGAGGCGCTGGACGTCGAGTGCTGCATCGGGATCGCCGACGACCTGGAGATCGCGGTGCTGGCCGCCCACCGGTCGGTGCTGGTCCCGCCGGGGGAGTCGGCCGCCTTCTGCGCCGGGCTGCCGATCACCGACCTGTCCCGGGACCCGGCGATCGGCCCGCCCGACCGGGTCGCGCTCACCGACCTGCTGATCCGCCTGGGCATCACCACCGCCGGGGCATTCGCGGCGCTCCCACCGGAAAAGGTGGCCACCCGGTTCGGCGCCGACGGGGTGTGCGCGCACCGGTTGGCCCTGGGCCGGCCCGAGCGCGGCCTGTCCCGCCGGCAGATCCCCGAGGATCTGGTCGTCGAGCAGGAGTGCGACCCGCCGCTGGACCGGGTGGACACCGCCGCCTTCGCCGCCCGGGCCCTGGCCGAGCGGTTCCACGCGCGGCTCGCCGACGCCGGCCTGGCCTGCACCCGGCTGGTCATCACCGCCGCCACCGACCGGGGCGCCACTCTGTCCCGCACCTGGCGCTGCGCCGCGCCGCTGACCGCCGCGGCCACCGCGGACCGGCTGCGCTGGCAGCTGGACGGCTGGCTCACCCACCGTCAGCAGCCCGGCGCGATCACCCGGCTCGCCCTGGAACCGGTCGAGGCGGTCGGCTCCGGGCACATCCAGTACGGGTTGTGGGGCTCCGACGGGCAGGACGACCAGCGGGCCGGCTGGGCCTTCGCCCGGGTACAGGGCCTGCTGGGGCCCGATTCGGTGCTGTCCCCGGTGCCGGCCGGCGGCCGGAGCACCGCGGACCGGGTGGTGCTGGTGCCCTGGGGGGACGAGAAGGTGAGCCCCCGGGACCCGGCCGCGCCCTGGCCCGGGGCGATCCCGTCCCCCTCGCCGGCCCGGGTGAGCGATACCGAGCCGATCGCCGTGCTGGACGCCGCCGGTGACCCGGTGCGGCTCACCGACCGCGGCCGGCTGACCGGCCCGCCGGCCTGGCTCAGCGGCACCCGCATCGACGCCTGGGCCGGGCCCTGGCTGCTGGACGAGCACTGGTGGGCCTCGGGCCGGGACATCGTGCCCACCGCCCGGTTGCAGCTGGTCACCGCCGCCGGCGCGGCGCTGCTGGTGCGTTCGGCCGGGGACGGCTGGCAGGTCGAGGGGACGTACGACTGA
- a CDS encoding HNH endonuclease signature motif containing protein has translation MTDLAGELTDADMLAMWANAPINPQPLVESDPPDEALAELESRITSMAARLAAQTREWLALVAEFNRRKGWVQWGMRSMAHWLSWSCSVGPGVAREYVRVATALTELPLVDEAFAQGQLSYSKVRAVTRVADQVDQTTLLEQAKVHSAAQLEKVIRGYRKAQRPDRPVEQRRKARWFYDEDGMLVLSARLTADEGALLVAALEQARGTGLGKDDPLPGDADALVALAQTAQAAGAVDSSGDDRHLVVVHADADVLIGADQSPDAICRIEHGPGLTADAARRLACDAALIAWVSSAVSPGKNLRLGRKTRKIPPALRRALRLRDGGCRFPGCPRMRFLDAHHVIHWADGGPTDLENLILLCGRHHRSMHEEGFTLVQDGPQRWSVRRPDGTTIPAAPPLPLTPPPDVPAETEYDPDALRPDQHGEPFSLRDSVDVFCRNPRP, from the coding sequence ATGACGGACCTGGCGGGCGAGCTGACGGACGCGGACATGCTGGCGATGTGGGCAAACGCTCCGATCAACCCTCAACCTCTAGTTGAGAGTGATCCCCCGGATGAGGCGTTGGCCGAGCTGGAGAGCCGGATCACCTCGATGGCGGCACGGTTGGCCGCGCAGACCCGGGAGTGGCTGGCCCTGGTCGCCGAGTTCAACCGGCGCAAGGGGTGGGTGCAGTGGGGGATGCGGTCGATGGCGCACTGGCTGTCCTGGTCATGTTCGGTCGGGCCGGGGGTGGCCCGGGAGTACGTGCGGGTCGCGACCGCGCTGACCGAGTTGCCGCTGGTGGACGAGGCGTTCGCGCAGGGGCAGCTGTCGTATTCCAAGGTGCGGGCGGTGACCCGGGTCGCCGACCAGGTGGACCAGACCACGCTGCTGGAGCAGGCCAAGGTGCATTCCGCGGCCCAGCTGGAGAAGGTGATCCGCGGCTACCGCAAGGCGCAGCGGCCGGACCGGCCGGTCGAGCAGCGCCGCAAGGCGCGCTGGTTCTACGACGAGGACGGGATGCTGGTGCTGTCCGCGCGGTTGACCGCGGACGAGGGGGCGTTGCTGGTCGCCGCGCTGGAGCAGGCCCGGGGCACCGGGCTGGGCAAGGACGATCCGCTGCCCGGCGACGCCGACGCGCTGGTCGCGCTGGCGCAGACCGCGCAGGCCGCTGGCGCGGTGGACTCCTCGGGGGACGACCGGCACCTGGTGGTGGTGCACGCCGACGCCGACGTGCTGATCGGCGCCGACCAGTCGCCCGATGCGATCTGCCGGATCGAGCACGGCCCCGGCCTGACCGCCGACGCGGCCCGCCGGCTGGCCTGTGACGCGGCGCTGATCGCCTGGGTGTCCTCGGCGGTCTCGCCGGGCAAGAACCTGCGGCTGGGCCGCAAGACCCGCAAGATCCCGCCGGCGCTGCGCCGGGCGTTGCGGCTGCGCGACGGCGGCTGCCGGTTTCCCGGCTGCCCGCGGATGCGGTTCCTGGACGCACACCACGTTATCCACTGGGCCGACGGAGGCCCGACGGATCTGGAGAACCTGATCCTGCTGTGCGGGCGGCACCACCGGTCGATGCACGAGGAGGGATTCACCCTGGTCCAGGATGGGCCACAACGCTGGTCGGTCCGCCGGCCCGACGGGACCACGATCCCCGCCGCGCCGCCCCTGCCCCTGACGCCGCCCCCGGACGTTCCCGCGGAAACGGAGTACGACCCGGACGCCCTGCGTCCCGACCAGCACGGCGAGCCGTTCAGCCTGCGCGACTCGGTCGACGTGTTCTGCCGGAACCCGCGGCCATGA